A portion of the Aphelocoma coerulescens isolate FSJ_1873_10779 chromosome 1, UR_Acoe_1.0, whole genome shotgun sequence genome contains these proteins:
- the LOC138106613 gene encoding protein-lysine methyltransferase METTL21E-like, which translates to MDLTSSQNNQLQNQWVRELERQEGEKEDEQIVAEIMGRRFFPDLITHKTWEGFHFAGHEIRITEATDCYGAVVWPSALVLCYFLETNSKQCNLVDKNVIEIGAGTGLVSIVASLLGAFVTATDLPELLGNLQHNVLQNTKQKCKHQPCVKELSWGIDLEKNFPRSSCHFDYIMAADVVYCHPFLDELLLTFDHLCKNDTVILWAMKFRLEKENQFVDRFQMLFDLEVISNFPSLNIALYKAMRKGRMKARPSN; encoded by the exons ATGGATTTGACATCATCACAGAATAATCAGCTACAAAATCAATGGGTCAGAGAATTGGAAAGACAAGAAg gggaaaaagaagatgAACAGATAGTTGCAGAAATCATGGGGAGGCGTTTTTTTCCTGATCTTATAACTCATAAGACCTGGGAAGGCTTTCACTTTGCCGGCCATGAGATAAGAATTACAGAAGCCACTGATTGTTACGGGGCAGTCGTCTGGCCATCG GCTCTCGTTCTGTGTTATTTTTTGGAAACTAATTCTAAACAATGCAATTTGGTTGACAAAAATGTGATTGAAATTGGAGCCGGAACTGGCTTGGTCTCCATAGTAGCCAGTTTGCTGG GTGCCTTTGTGACTGCTACAGATTTGCCAGAACTACTGGGAAACCTTCAGCACAACGTTCTCCAAAATACAAAGCAGAAATGCAAGCACCAGCCTTGTGTTAAAGAATTGTCTTGGGGAATTGATctggaaaagaactttcctagGTCTTCCTGTCACTTTGACTACATTATGGCTGCTGATGTAGTTTACTGCCATCCATTCCTGGATGAACTCCTCCTAACTTTTGATCACTTGTGCAAGAATGATACTGTTATTCTGTGGGCCATGAAATTTAGGTTGGAGAAAGAGAACCAATTTGTGGACAGATTTCAGATGCTATTTGACTTAGAGGTGATTTCTAATTTTCCCAGTTTGAACATAGCCTTGTATAAAGCAATGAGGAAAGGCAGGATGAAAGCCAGACCTTCCAATTGA